From one Anguilla rostrata isolate EN2019 chromosome 12, ASM1855537v3, whole genome shotgun sequence genomic stretch:
- the her8.2 gene encoding hairy-related 8.2, whose translation MTATTMAHNVEKLSSAKEDRKLRKPLIERKRRERINNCLDQLKETVVGAFRLDQSKLEKADILEMTVKHLQNIQSNKYAADPTLGLEAQQKYSTGYIQCMHEVHNLLLTCEWMDKTLGSRLLNHLLKSLPRSTEDASQPAAVSITPIPHHTHGSPRHGTPVPSNRPFSSGDVKPGREVQTDNVQYLASPRDRVLLLPGNRLFNNPHIAALDMWRPW comes from the exons ATGACCGCCACTACCATGGCGCACAACGTGGAGAAACTATCGAGTGCCAAGGAAGACAGAAAG CTGAGGAAGCCGCTCATTGAAAGAAAACGACgtgaaagaataaataattgcTTGGATCAGCTGAAAGAAACTGTAGTTGGCGCCTTTCGGCTTGAT CAATCTAAACTGGAGAAAGCTGACATTCTTGAAATGACAGTGAAACACTTGCAAAATATACAGAGCAATAAATATGCAG CTGATCCGACCTTAGGACTGGAAGCCCAGCAGAAGTACAGCACGGGCTACATTCAGTGTATGCACGAGGTGCATAATCTGCTACTAACCTGCGAATGGATGGACAAGACTTTGGGTTCTCGCCTGCTCAACCACCTGCTCAAGTCCCTTCCACGGTCCACTGAAGATGCCTCCCAGCCCGCAGCCGTGTCTatcacccccatcccccaccacacacacgggAGCCCGAGGCATGGAACTCCTGTGCCCTCGAATAGGCCCTTCAGCAGCGGCGATGTCAAGCCTGGGAGAGAGGTCCAGACAGATAACGTCCAGTACTTAGCCAGCCCCCGCGATAGGGTACTTCTGCTACCAGGAAATCGGTTATTTAACAATCCACACATTGCTGCGCTTGATATGTGGAGGCCCTGGTGA
- the her13 gene encoding hairy-related 13, with protein sequence MAPSSRPSKNGSITDEEEYYGVKGDRKTRKPLVEKKRRARINESLQELRTLLADSDFQSKMENAEVLELTVKRVEHVLRNRSQEADSMNREASERFAAGYIQCMHEVHMFVSNCPGIDATVAAELLNHLLECMPLNEDHFQDMLVDLLSDTSSNSSTWPNSEGICAALASPGGRSISSVSSAYSPAPSTTSTEDLCSDLDETDSEHNHTSPDVMDNQEVQNMPITTYSKSMWRPW encoded by the exons ATGGCCCCGTCGTCTCGACCTAGCAAAAATGGATCTATCACAGATGAGGAGGAATACTACGGCGTTAAAGGAGACCGAAAG ACAAGAAAACCATTGGTGGAGAAAAAGAGACGAGCCCGTATCAATGAAAGTTTACAAGAGCTCCGGACGCTCCTTGCCGACTCAGAC TTCCAGTCAAAGATGGAGAACGCTGAAGTGCTTGAATTGACCGTGAAACGAGTCGAACATGTTCTCCGAAACCGATCTCAAG AAGCTGACAGCATGAACCGAGAAGCGAGTGAGAGGTTTGCGGCCGGCTACATTCAGTGTATGCATGAGGTACACATGTTCGTGTCTAACTGCCCAGGGATAGACGCTACGGTGGCCGCAGAACTTCTCAATCACCTCCTGGAATGCATGCCTCTGAACGAAGATCATTTCCAAGACATGCTTGTGGATTTACTGTCGGACACTTCCAGCAACAGCAGCACTTGGCCAAATAGCGAAGGGATTTGCGCTGCCCTGGCTTCACCTGGGGGCAGGAGTATATCGAGTGTCTCCTCAGCCTACTCTCCAGCTCCCTCCACTACATCCACTGAGGACCTCTGCTCTGATCTGGACGAGACAGACAGTGAACATAACCACACTTCTCCTGATGTCATGGATAACCAAGAGGTCCAAAACATGCCAATAACCACCTATTCCAAGTCCATGTGGAGACCATGGTAG